The genome window TCGCCATCCTCGAGAACTACCAGCGAGAGGACGGAAGCGTCGCCCTCCCCGAGGCGTTGTGGCCGTACATGGGGGGGCTGAAGGAGCTGAAGCCACTTTGAGCCCTGAATCCAACTTGCAACGGGCGCCGGATGTTGTAGAAGGGCGGCCCCACGGTCGCCGTCGGACCGCGGGACACCGTCGGCTCTGAAGCATGGAGGCGTGGCCGAGCGGTTGAAGGCAGCGGTCTTGAAAACCGCAGAGGGTGCAAGCTCTCCGTAGGTTCGAATCCTACCGCCTCCGTTTTTGTCCTTGAGTTTTGCGGTTCTTTGACAGAGAACAGATGGAGAGATGGCCGAGAGGCTGAAGGCACAGGTTTGCTAAACCTGCATACTCGAAAGGGTATCGAGGGTTCGAATCCCTCTCTCTCCGCCACTTGTCGTTGTAGCAGCGCCGGAAGAAAAGCTCCCTTAGCTCAGCTGGATAGAGCGTCGGACTACGAATCCGAAGGCCGGAGGTTCGAATCCTCCAGGGAGCGCCACTTCCTTCCGCGTTGATCTCCATGAGTGACGACGAAGCTTTCATGCAGCAGGCGCTCGCGCTCGCGCGGGAAGCAGCGACACTCGGAGAAGTCCCCGTAGGTGCGGTGGCGGTGCATGACGGAAAGGTCATTGGCACCGGCTTCAATCGCCGCGAGGTGGACCGACATCCGCTCGCTCACGCAGAGATGCTGGCCATGGATGCAGCGGCCAGGCAGCTGGGTGTCTGGCGGCTCTCTGGTGTCACCCTGTACGTGACGCTGGAGCCCTGCGCGATGTGCGCCGGAGCGTTGGTCCAGTCCCGGGTGACACGGCTCGTATTCGGAGCTCCAGACCCGAAAGCGGGCGCCGTCGGCTCGCTCTACAACCTCGCCGAGGAACCCCGGCACAACCACCGGCTCCAGGTCGTGAGTGGCATCCTGGCGGAAGACAGCCGCCTGCTTTTGAAGACGTTCTTCGAGCGCTTGCGCGCGCGGAAACGTGAAAACTGAATACTGGAGAGCTGGCCGAGTGGTCGAAGGCACCTGACTCGAAATCAGGCGTACCGGTAACGGTACCGTAGGTTCGAATCCTACGCTCTCCGCTCCAGATTTCTGGAGAGGTGGCCGAGCGGTTGAAGGCGCACGCCTGGAACGCGTGTATATCTGAAAGGGTATCGTGGGTTCGAATCCCACCCTCTCCGTTGTCGTTTCTGTCGTCAGTGGTTACATTCCTTTGTGGTCGGGACAACGTGGAGGCGTGAACTCCGCCAGGTCCGGAAGGAAGCAACGGTAGCGTACTTCCGCGTGTGTCCCGGCCGTTCTTTTTGAAGAGCCGGCACCCTGTTTCCGGGTGCCGGCTCTTCGCCTTTGCGGGCATGGCGCCGGGCGCGCCGCCGGCTACTCGTCGCGGGTGAGCAGTGTCTCGCGCCCTATCTTCCGCACCACGCGGAAGCCGCCGGCCTGGAGCTCCTTCAGCGCGCGGTCCTCGAAGGAGACGGCGCGGTTGAAGCGCCTGTCGCGCATGGCGTGCTGGAAGGCGCCGTCATGGGGCCAGTCGCAGGTGAGCCAGGGAATGTCCCGGCCCAGGTAGAAGTAGCCGCCGGCGCCCCACAGCCCCTCGTTGACGATGAGCAGGCCGCGCGCCCCTCCCCCCTCCGTGGCGGCGACGATGGCGCGGAACTGGTCCGCCCGCAGGTCGTGCGGAGGGTAGAAGGCCGCCGCGCCCAGCCCCGTCGCCAGGGAGAGCGCCGCGAGGACCCACCGGAGGCGGGGCCGCCCCTCGGCGGTGAGGAAGGCCGCCACCGGAGGCGCCGCGGCCAGCACGGCCAGCACCAGGCCCGGGTAGAGGAAGCGCTCCTCCTTGTGCGCGGTGGTCAGCAGCACGCCCGTATACACGGCCGCGCACCACAGCGGCAGGGACAGCCCGGGCCGCTGGCGCAGGGACGCCAGCCCCAGCAGCGCGCCGCCCCAGGCCCATGCGGGCACGGCCCAGAGGAGCGGTGCCACGTAGAAGTCGGCGGACGCGGAGCCGAAGCGGGCCGCGGCCTCGCCGGAGAAGACGTTGAAGCGCGCGTAGGCGAAGAACGAGTGGAAGGGCGAGCCCCAGGTGGTCCAGTCGAGGACGCCCAGGCCCGCGGCCACGCCCAGCCCCCCCACGCAGGTGAAGGCCAGCAGCCGCCAGCGCCGCGTGCCCGCAAGCCACGCCAGGGCGGCGAGAACGAAGATGGCGGAGGGGTAGCGGACCAC of Pyxidicoccus xibeiensis contains these proteins:
- the tadA gene encoding tRNA adenosine(34) deaminase TadA — protein: MSDDEAFMQQALALAREAATLGEVPVGAVAVHDGKVIGTGFNRREVDRHPLAHAEMLAMDAAARQLGVWRLSGVTLYVTLEPCAMCAGALVQSRVTRLVFGAPDPKAGAVGSLYNLAEEPRHNHRLQVVSGILAEDSRLLLKTFFERLRARKREN
- a CDS encoding glycosyltransferase family 39 protein, with product MSVPAPQPPAPNVPDSTSEPTPDLPSPAPGHGQRWHVLLLSGVALLPAVIAVLQLGRIHPDEVYQALEPAFWRVHGYGVLAWEWKDGIRNWALPGVLAGFLKLADLLGITHPQGYRAVVAIPQALLHGWSVWAAYRFAERRAGPTGGWLAALLVGLYGPVLVFAGRTLGESFSASFLVVAMEALDRRERPARAGLVGGMALGLAVVVRYPSAIFVLAALAWLAGTRRWRLLAFTCVGGLGVAAGLGVLDWTTWGSPFHSFFAYARFNVFSGEAAARFGSASADFYVAPLLWAVPAWAWGGALLGLASLRQRPGLSLPLWCAAVYTGVLLTTAHKEERFLYPGLVLAVLAAAPPVAAFLTAEGRPRLRWVLAALSLATGLGAAAFYPPHDLRADQFRAIVAATEGGGARGLLIVNEGLWGAGGYFYLGRDIPWLTCDWPHDGAFQHAMRDRRFNRAVSFEDRALKELQAGGFRVVRKIGRETLLTRDE